A section of the Saccharopolyspora gregorii genome encodes:
- a CDS encoding TIGR02680 family protein — translation MTAPETAAVRWRPSRAGILNVWRYYDEVFEFHNGRLLLRGPNGTGKSKALELLLPFLFDADLRANRLSTFGSAERTMHWNLMGEGASGVTRVGYAWLEFRCGDGWFTCGARLQASKHTAEVRADFFTTSRRVGVDLRLVNGNDQPLTRTALEERLGELGTVHDTPAEHRAAVRAALFPELTEPRYEALITALLQLRTPKLSERLDPNLLSTLLSRALPPLGAAEISELAEGFERLDRRREQLARLDEQVRAADAVADRQSGYTRRVLRAAAADLLAADADLDRAAEEAADGARRHERTAADRDEVLARRGELAREADRLRARIAGLADGHHEAAELDRLHAETTEAERTATAARDRADRRATEADADAQRAADADARAAAAAERAVRAERDARGHAEPVGLAGAFQEAAGTADRRRARLLLRAAARSEHDRTAEVRAAADRHDRAVAARTAAEQHLEEARGEQAAAAERSAEAARAHANRLDAQAQRVRDWAAGLVELPVDDLDAAARAGTRAALLALLHPGYLTAAAELGRAHAAATARRDECRALLAELTARRDRADVPAEDPQRPGAPLWRLVAFRSGTTPGVQAKVEAALHSAGLLDAWVGPDGVLDGEGTRLDPARLRPVDGTSLVEVLRPESGGAVDRDRIWAVLHGIGYGAAAVDPAEDPAGAGRHRSAETAPEAAIAPDGRWRLTGLTGDGSAPEVARIGSTARDRDRKRRDAALDERIEEVAAELAELDTAAGALDARRDALRAEWEAAPDDSAVRDSRRAADVAEAEAAARDGLAHHRAEQVAAAADAARRAGDRLTELAAELGRPANRSALDELDRRVAACTDSAADWLDARFAADAERRAADTAAEVARRSRDVAAERRAEAEEAERDALRRAERADAVRAALGTADRQVLDELAELRAGLHDVELRRDRSTDRLVEVAGRLGALEHRRAADTARHEAARAARDAAAHRLRRHAAVGFAVDAGIELSELDDGGAVLAAAREISGAWEALPHGAKDRADALGKLAEAVHGGRHVLADRAELRLEPGEDAQLFAATLDGVRLGATGLRDALRAERDRLRAGLTGAERELFDQTLTGETRRHLAARIRQAGELVDTMNARLKRVRTASKVAVRLVWEVDPNLPAGTGAARELLLTDPERLDDADEDVLHAFFRERVDEARRHGTAAGWEGQLAQVFDYTSWHRFGVQIDRANGEGWQLLTKRLHGALSGGEKAIALHLPLFAAVAAHYQAVPAAPRFILLDEVFVGVDATNRGQVFDLLTALDLDLVLTSDHEWCTYRELDGIAVHQLITGDGDDAVTTARFVWDGRALAEERGAP, via the coding sequence GTGACCGCTCCCGAAACCGCCGCGGTCCGCTGGCGCCCGTCGCGCGCCGGGATCCTCAACGTGTGGCGCTACTACGACGAGGTCTTCGAGTTCCACAACGGACGGTTGCTGCTGCGCGGCCCGAACGGCACCGGGAAGTCGAAGGCGCTGGAACTGCTGCTGCCGTTCCTGTTCGACGCGGACCTGCGGGCGAACCGGCTGTCCACGTTCGGCAGCGCGGAACGCACCATGCACTGGAACCTGATGGGCGAGGGCGCCTCCGGCGTCACCCGCGTCGGCTACGCGTGGCTGGAATTCCGCTGCGGCGACGGGTGGTTCACCTGCGGCGCCCGGTTGCAGGCCAGCAAGCACACCGCCGAGGTGCGCGCGGACTTCTTCACCACCTCCCGGCGCGTCGGCGTGGACCTGCGGCTGGTCAACGGGAACGACCAGCCGTTGACGAGGACCGCGCTGGAGGAGCGGCTCGGCGAACTCGGGACCGTGCACGACACGCCCGCCGAGCACCGGGCAGCGGTGCGCGCCGCGCTGTTCCCGGAGCTCACCGAGCCGCGCTACGAAGCGCTCATCACCGCGCTGCTGCAGCTGCGCACCCCGAAGCTGTCCGAGCGGCTGGACCCGAACCTGCTGTCCACGCTGCTGTCCCGCGCCTTGCCACCGCTGGGCGCGGCCGAGATCTCCGAGCTCGCCGAGGGGTTCGAACGCCTCGACCGGCGCCGCGAACAGCTGGCGCGGCTCGACGAGCAGGTGCGGGCCGCGGACGCCGTCGCCGACCGGCAGTCCGGCTACACGCGGCGGGTGCTGCGCGCCGCGGCCGCCGACCTCCTCGCCGCGGACGCCGACCTGGACCGGGCCGCCGAGGAGGCCGCGGACGGCGCGCGCCGCCACGAGCGGACCGCCGCCGACCGGGACGAGGTCCTGGCGCGGCGCGGTGAGCTGGCGCGGGAGGCCGACCGGCTCCGGGCCCGCATCGCCGGGCTCGCCGACGGCCACCACGAGGCCGCCGAGCTCGACCGGCTGCACGCCGAGACGACCGAAGCCGAGCGCACCGCCACCGCCGCCCGCGACCGGGCCGACCGGCGCGCCACCGAAGCCGACGCGGACGCGCAGCGCGCCGCGGACGCCGACGCCCGCGCCGCCGCTGCCGCCGAGCGGGCGGTGCGCGCCGAGCGGGACGCGCGCGGGCACGCCGAACCGGTCGGTCTCGCCGGAGCGTTCCAGGAGGCCGCGGGCACCGCGGACCGGCGGCGCGCCCGGCTGCTGCTGCGCGCCGCCGCGCGCAGCGAGCACGACCGCACCGCCGAGGTCCGCGCCGCCGCGGACCGGCACGACCGGGCCGTGGCGGCCCGCACCGCCGCCGAGCAGCACCTGGAGGAAGCCCGGGGCGAGCAGGCCGCCGCGGCCGAGCGCAGCGCCGAAGCCGCCCGGGCGCATGCGAACCGGCTCGACGCGCAGGCGCAACGGGTGCGGGACTGGGCGGCGGGCCTGGTGGAACTGCCCGTCGACGACCTCGACGCCGCCGCGCGCGCCGGCACCCGCGCCGCGCTGCTGGCGCTGCTGCACCCCGGCTACCTGACCGCCGCGGCCGAGCTGGGGCGTGCGCACGCCGCGGCCACCGCGCGCCGGGACGAGTGCCGGGCCCTGCTCGCCGAGCTCACCGCGCGACGCGACCGGGCCGACGTCCCGGCCGAGGACCCGCAGCGCCCCGGTGCCCCGCTGTGGCGGCTGGTGGCGTTCCGCAGCGGCACCACCCCCGGCGTGCAGGCCAAGGTCGAGGCGGCGCTGCACTCGGCGGGCCTGCTCGACGCGTGGGTCGGCCCGGACGGGGTGCTCGACGGCGAGGGCACCCGGCTCGACCCGGCCCGGCTGCGTCCGGTGGACGGGACCTCGCTGGTGGAGGTGCTGCGGCCCGAATCGGGCGGGGCGGTGGACCGGGACCGGATCTGGGCCGTGCTGCACGGGATCGGCTACGGCGCGGCGGCGGTGGACCCGGCCGAGGATCCCGCGGGCGCGGGCAGGCACCGCAGCGCGGAGACCGCCCCGGAAGCGGCGATCGCGCCGGACGGCAGGTGGCGCCTCACCGGGCTCACCGGCGACGGTTCGGCGCCCGAGGTCGCCCGGATCGGCAGCACCGCCCGCGACCGGGACCGCAAGCGCCGCGACGCCGCGCTGGACGAGCGGATCGAGGAGGTGGCGGCCGAGCTCGCCGAGCTCGACACCGCGGCCGGTGCGCTGGACGCCCGCCGGGACGCGCTGCGCGCCGAGTGGGAGGCCGCGCCCGACGACAGCGCGGTGCGGGACTCCCGCCGGGCCGCCGACGTCGCCGAAGCCGAGGCCGCCGCCCGCGACGGCCTCGCGCACCACCGGGCCGAGCAGGTCGCGGCGGCCGCGGACGCCGCGCGGCGAGCGGGGGACCGGCTCACCGAGCTCGCCGCCGAACTCGGGCGGCCCGCGAACCGGTCCGCGCTGGACGAGCTGGACCGGCGCGTCGCGGCCTGCACCGACTCCGCCGCGGACTGGCTCGACGCCCGGTTCGCCGCCGACGCCGAACGGCGCGCCGCCGACACCGCCGCCGAGGTCGCGCGGCGCTCCCGGGACGTCGCCGCCGAACGGCGCGCCGAAGCGGAGGAGGCCGAGCGGGACGCGCTGCGCCGCGCCGAGCGAGCCGACGCCGTGCGCGCCGCCCTCGGTACCGCGGACCGGCAGGTGCTGGACGAGCTCGCCGAGCTGCGCGCCGGCCTGCACGACGTGGAGCTGCGGCGGGACCGGTCGACCGACCGGCTCGTCGAGGTGGCCGGGCGGCTCGGCGCGCTGGAGCACCGGCGCGCCGCCGACACCGCGCGGCACGAGGCCGCCCGCGCCGCCCGCGACGCCGCGGCCCACCGGTTGCGGAGGCACGCAGCAGTCGGGTTCGCGGTCGACGCCGGGATCGAACTGTCCGAATTGGACGATGGCGGTGCGGTGCTCGCCGCGGCCCGCGAGATCAGCGGTGCCTGGGAAGCGCTCCCGCACGGCGCGAAGGACCGCGCCGACGCGCTCGGCAAGCTCGCCGAAGCCGTGCACGGCGGCCGCCACGTGCTCGCGGACCGCGCGGAGCTGCGGCTGGAACCCGGCGAGGACGCGCAGCTGTTCGCCGCCACCCTCGACGGCGTGCGCCTCGGCGCCACCGGGCTGCGGGACGCCCTGCGCGCCGAGCGCGACCGGCTGCGCGCGGGCCTCACCGGTGCCGAACGGGAGCTGTTCGACCAGACCCTCACCGGCGAGACCCGCAGGCACCTCGCCGCCCGCATCCGCCAGGCCGGGGAACTCGTCGACACCATGAACGCCCGGCTCAAGCGGGTCCGCACCGCGTCGAAGGTCGCCGTGCGCTTGGTGTGGGAAGTGGACCCCAACCTGCCCGCCGGAACCGGCGCCGCACGCGAACTGCTGCTCACCGACCCGGAACGGCTCGACGACGCCGACGAGGACGTGCTGCACGCCTTCTTCCGGGAACGCGTCGACGAGGCCCGGCGGCACGGCACCGCCGCCGGGTGGGAGGGGCAGCTGGCGCAGGTCTTCGACTACACGTCCTGGCACCGCTTCGGCGTGCAGATCGACCGGGCGAACGGGGAGGGCTGGCAGCTGCTCACGAAACGGCTGCACGGCGCGCTCTCCGGCGGGGAGAAGGCCATC